From a region of the Thermosipho melanesiensis BI429 genome:
- a CDS encoding asparaginase, whose protein sequence is MKKVVIVSTGGTIAMVKNENGVVPYEKGNLLISEIPLLKNIGVNVELMEFSNIPSPHMTPIDMWNLSKRIDGILLDRNVIGIVVTHGTDTLEETSYLLDLTLKSDKPVVCTAAMRNIGELGTDGPRNVYSSVLTVLSPQAHEMGVMVCLNDEIHAAREVTKTYTSNVATFDSPGYGPLGIVDEDNVIFFRKSLTREKILVDKIEEKIALIKTFTGDDGNLLRYAKEIGYQGIVLEGFGRGNVPPNVADAVEELVNDGIPVVVTSRCFKGRVYPVYGYKGGGAYLRKKGAIMSEHPIGQKAKIKLMVVMGKTKNIEEIRKYFEPNISRRKIFYEG, encoded by the coding sequence ATGAAAAAAGTAGTAATAGTCTCTACAGGTGGAACTATTGCAATGGTAAAAAACGAAAATGGAGTTGTTCCTTACGAAAAAGGAAACTTATTAATAAGCGAAATCCCTTTATTAAAAAACATTGGTGTCAATGTTGAATTAATGGAATTTTCTAATATTCCAAGCCCCCATATGACACCAATTGATATGTGGAACTTATCAAAAAGAATTGATGGTATTCTCTTAGATAGAAACGTAATCGGTATTGTTGTTACACATGGTACTGACACATTGGAAGAAACATCGTACTTACTGGATTTAACCTTAAAAAGTGATAAACCCGTTGTCTGTACGGCTGCTATGAGAAATATCGGAGAGCTTGGTACTGATGGTCCAAGAAATGTATATTCTTCTGTTCTTACTGTATTATCTCCACAGGCACATGAAATGGGTGTAATGGTGTGCCTCAATGACGAAATCCACGCTGCAAGAGAAGTAACAAAAACATACACAAGCAATGTAGCAACATTCGATTCTCCAGGATATGGTCCTTTGGGTATAGTAGATGAAGATAACGTAATCTTCTTCCGTAAATCACTTACAAGAGAAAAAATTTTGGTCGATAAAATAGAGGAGAAAATTGCCTTAATAAAAACCTTTACTGGTGATGATGGAAATTTACTAAGATATGCTAAAGAAATTGGATACCAGGGAATTGTTTTAGAAGGATTTGGTCGTGGTAATGTTCCACCAAATGTTGCCGATGCAGTTGAAGAACTCGTAAATGATGGGATACCTGTAGTTGTTACATCTAGATGCTTCAAAGGTAGAGTATATCCGGTTTACGGTTACAAAGGTGGAGGAGCTTATCTTAGAAAAAAAGGTGCAATAATGAGTGAGCATCCAATTGGACAAAAAGCCAAAATTAAACTAATGGTTGTAATGGGAAAAACAAAAAATATAGAAGAAATTAGAAAATACTTCGAACCAAATATTTCAAGGAGGAAAATATTCTATGAAGGATAA
- a CDS encoding rhomboid family intramembrane serine protease yields MFPLYDTIPSRKKPYVTYFIIFINVLIFFYEIFLSNEKLIMFFYNYGVLPIRYTHVLTSNPILLRKWDYYQLLLKSNPIVPFISHMFIHGGWSHLLGNMWFLWIFGDNVEDRLGHFKYTIFYISGGLFALFFHMLFNSFSLYPLVGASGAISAVMGAYFVQFWYSKIVTLIIWFIPFLIEIPAVIFLFVWFLIQIVNGTFANITGTGIAYWAHIGGFIFGIYAGSKVKRRYHL; encoded by the coding sequence ATGTTCCCTTTATATGATACTATTCCCAGTAGAAAAAAACCGTACGTTACATATTTTATTATCTTTATAAACGTACTCATATTTTTTTACGAGATATTTCTTTCAAATGAAAAGCTGATAATGTTTTTCTACAATTACGGGGTATTACCTATTAGATACACACATGTACTAACTTCAAACCCTATATTACTAAGGAAGTGGGATTATTACCAACTTTTACTTAAATCTAACCCCATTGTTCCATTCATATCCCATATGTTTATACATGGCGGTTGGTCACATCTTTTGGGAAATATGTGGTTTTTATGGATATTTGGAGACAATGTAGAAGATAGATTAGGTCATTTTAAATACACTATATTTTATATCTCTGGAGGATTATTCGCCCTTTTCTTTCATATGCTTTTTAATTCTTTTTCCCTATATCCGCTTGTGGGTGCATCAGGAGCCATATCAGCTGTTATGGGAGCATATTTTGTCCAATTTTGGTATTCTAAAATTGTTACATTGATAATCTGGTTTATACCATTTTTAATTGAAATCCCCGCAGTAATATTTTTATTTGTGTGGTTTTTAATACAGATAGTAAACGGAACTTTTGCAAACATAACGGGAACTGGCATTGCATATTGGGCACACATTGGTGGATTCATATTCGGAATATATGCAGGAAGTAAGGTTAAAAGGAGGTACCATTTATGA
- a CDS encoding YdcF family protein has protein sequence MIYIYKTVGSMVQFPGILILLFFIISIYFLIKKRHIWRFFIILSITLYVISTPIFNFFISKLFIVDTKPIPKDGTIVVLGGGIVNYANNIEIGTHTLKRLLKGWEIYKEKRLKIVVAGGVIGDGIREADVMKDFLIKLGVSKDDIITENTSRTTKENAKNVSKITKDPNIILVTSFLHMKRAKMLFEKYTQSNIIPVVCDYPIDLRKNFLDFLPSPRGIYTFSLITHEFLGILKGG, from the coding sequence ATGATTTATATATACAAAACTGTAGGCAGTATGGTACAATTTCCAGGAATATTAATTCTTTTATTTTTTATAATTTCCATATACTTTTTAATAAAAAAGCGCCATATTTGGCGATTTTTTATTATTCTTTCAATTACACTTTATGTTATTTCAACCCCCATATTCAACTTCTTTATTTCAAAACTATTTATAGTAGATACAAAACCAATACCAAAAGATGGTACAATAGTAGTATTAGGTGGTGGAATAGTAAACTATGCAAATAATATTGAGATTGGCACACACACCTTAAAACGACTTTTAAAAGGCTGGGAAATCTACAAAGAAAAAAGGTTAAAAATAGTAGTAGCAGGCGGTGTGATAGGTGACGGAATAAGAGAAGCTGATGTAATGAAAGATTTTTTAATAAAACTTGGCGTTTCAAAAGACGATATTATTACAGAAAATACATCTAGAACCACAAAAGAAAATGCTAAAAATGTCTCAAAAATCACAAAAGATCCAAATATAATCCTTGTAACTTCCTTTCTTCATATGAAAAGGGCTAAAATGTTATTTGAAAAATACACACAAAGCAATATAATTCCAGTTGTGTGTGATTATCCTATAGACCTTAGAAAAAACTTTCTAGATTTTCTCCCTTCTCCACGAGGTATATATACATTTTCGTTAATCACACATGAATTTCTTGGAATATTAAAAGGGGGATAA
- the fliJ gene encoding flagellar export protein FliJ has protein sequence MKFRLQKLLDIAIKEEELRKQELFKVRKEKENLLNEIEKNRKYLDNLENEFIGKKIQGNYLHMLLEIKQNGELYLENLYKKLEHVENLEQKILKEYLEKRKERMSFEKLKERAIQKFRIEQQRKENKNMDEIAERKFFFGGER, from the coding sequence ATGAAATTTAGATTACAAAAATTACTTGATATTGCAATAAAAGAGGAAGAACTAAGAAAGCAGGAATTATTTAAGGTAAGGAAGGAAAAAGAAAATTTATTAAACGAAATAGAAAAAAACAGAAAATATCTAGACAATCTAGAAAATGAGTTTATTGGAAAAAAAATTCAGGGAAACTATTTACATATGTTATTAGAAATAAAACAAAATGGGGAGCTATATTTAGAAAATCTATACAAAAAACTTGAGCATGTTGAAAATTTAGAACAAAAAATCTTAAAAGAATATTTGGAAAAAAGAAAAGAAAGAATGTCCTTCGAAAAATTAAAAGAAAGAGCAATACAAAAATTCCGCATAGAACAACAACGGAAGGAAAATAAAAATATGGATGAAATAGCTGAAAGAAAATTCTTTTTTGGAGGAGAAAGATGA